The sequence GAGGCGGGATTTGCGAGGTCGGACGCCTCATTCCCTTGGTCGCGTCAGCCCGCCAAAGGTTCATCGCGGATTTGCCGCAGCATCGCCGGAACGATCATGTTGTGGAACGGCATGATAACGGCGAGATAGGCGCGGCCGAGCAGGTTGTGGGTCTTGACCAGCGTCGTTGCCGTTACCTGCCGATCGGGTGCCGAACCTGCCACATCTACGATGACGCGGAAGTCGAGATGCCTGTCGTCAAAGCCCGCGACGACGCGTTGCGGCGTCTCCGCAATCACAGGAAACGGTCCGATCGAATTCGCCGCGATGGCTTTCCTGTGGGAGGGCGTCTTGAGGCCCAGCGGCGCGACGATGGCGTTGCGCAGCCGCATCAGCCGGTCTATCCAGGGCGGCGGATTGAGAAACATCCGCTCCGCCGCCTGCCGCGCGGTGAGGTCGGCGTCGCCGGTCGCGATGCGAAACGTATCGGCGAACTGCGCACCGGGAAGCAGATGCGCCAGTGAGGCATCGGTCGCGAGGGCGTTGACTGTCATACCGCGATTTCCAGACGCCAAGCCAGTTCGCGACAACGCAGCCGGGGAGCGCTTACACGTCGACGTTGGCGTCGAGCGAGTTGTCCTGAATGAACTCGCGGCGTGGTTCGACCACGTCGCCCATCAGCTTGGTGAAGATGTCGTCCGCCGCGTCGACTTCCTTGACCTTCACCTGCAGCAGCGAGCGCGCGTTGACGTCGAGCGTCGTCTCCCACAATTGCTGCGGATTCATTTCGCCGAGGCCTTTGTAACGCTGGTAGGCGACGCCCTTGCGGCCTGCGTCGGTCACCGCCTCGAACAGGCTGATCGGGCCATGGATCGGGGTCTCGGTGTCCTTG is a genomic window of Bradyrhizobium sp. G127 containing:
- a CDS encoding DUF2867 domain-containing protein produces the protein MTVNALATDASLAHLLPGAQFADTFRIATGDADLTARQAAERMFLNPPPWIDRLMRLRNAIVAPLGLKTPSHRKAIAANSIGPFPVIAETPQRVVAGFDDRHLDFRVIVDVAGSAPDRQVTATTLVKTHNLLGRAYLAVIMPFHNMIVPAMLRQIRDEPLAG